One segment of Fuscovulum ytuae DNA contains the following:
- the rfbF gene encoding glucose-1-phosphate cytidylyltransferase, which produces MKVVILCGGYGTRIRGVSDDVPKPMVEIGGKPILWHIMKYYATFGHTDFILCTGYKGYVIKDYFLNYDNQFSNMSLTLGGGQSPKLDFLHDEAGWNVRIVDTGFDTMTGGRIARIRPFVEGEEAFFLTYGDGLSDVNLDDLQAYHAAHGRALTVTGVRPPGRFGEIVASDTGRVEGFNEKPQTSGGRISGGFFVASQAMFDYLSGDDAEVFEEKPINSLVADGEVQMFAHDGFWQCMDTYRDWKLMQSLIETGRAQWKRW; this is translated from the coding sequence GTGAAGGTGGTTATTCTATGCGGCGGCTACGGCACCCGCATCCGTGGTGTTTCGGACGACGTGCCCAAACCGATGGTGGAAATCGGCGGCAAGCCGATCCTGTGGCATATCATGAAATATTACGCCACGTTCGGGCATACGGATTTCATCTTATGCACCGGTTATAAGGGTTACGTGATCAAGGATTACTTCCTGAATTATGATAACCAATTCAGCAACATGTCCCTCACCTTAGGCGGCGGGCAAAGCCCCAAACTCGATTTCCTGCATGATGAGGCAGGGTGGAATGTCCGCATCGTCGATACTGGCTTTGATACCATGACTGGGGGGCGCATCGCGCGCATCCGGCCCTTCGTCGAAGGGGAAGAGGCCTTTTTTCTGACTTACGGCGATGGGCTAAGCGATGTGAACCTTGATGACTTGCAGGCCTATCATGCCGCGCATGGCCGCGCCCTTACTGTGACAGGCGTGCGTCCTCCTGGCCGCTTTGGCGAGATTGTGGCGTCCGATACCGGGCGGGTCGAAGGTTTCAACGAAAAGCCACAGACCAGCGGGGGGCGCATTTCGGGCGGGTTCTTTGTCGCCTCGCAAGCGATGTTCGATTATTTGTCGGGCGATGATGCGGAGGTGTTCGAGGAAAAGCCGATCAACAGCCTTGTGGCTGATGGCGAGGTGCAGATGTTCGCGCATGACGGCTTTTGGCAGTGCATGGATACCTATCGGGATTGGAAACTGATGCAGTCGCTGATTGAAACGGGCCGTGCGCAGTGGAAGCGATGGTAA